In one window of Pseudomonadota bacterium DNA:
- a CDS encoding glycine--tRNA ligase subunit alpha: MSLSFQDLIFKLKAFWGRQGCAILEPYDLEMGAGTFHWATTLKTLGKEPWNAAFVQPSRRPSDGRYGENPNRLQAFHQFQVILKPSPLNSQELYLESLKEIGFSLTENDIRFVEDDWESPTLGASGLGWEVWCNGQEISQFTYFQYMGSLPCDPVSVELTYGLERIALILQGKNSVYELNWNGGRGDQEITYGDIFLRREKEFSAFNFEFANTNFLLKGFEDAECETRALLEKGLVTPAYDYCVKASHIFNLLDARGKISVVERAAYIARVRDLARACCEAWVASQEPLK; this comes from the coding sequence CTTTCTTTTCAAGATCTTATTTTCAAATTAAAAGCTTTTTGGGGGCGGCAAGGGTGCGCTATTTTAGAGCCCTATGACCTTGAAATGGGGGCTGGGACATTTCATTGGGCAACCACGCTTAAAACGCTCGGAAAAGAACCTTGGAACGCTGCTTTTGTTCAGCCCTCTCGAAGGCCTTCCGATGGACGGTATGGGGAAAACCCCAATCGGCTTCAGGCTTTTCATCAATTTCAAGTGATCTTAAAGCCTTCTCCTCTAAATTCTCAAGAACTTTATCTTGAAAGTTTAAAAGAAATTGGTTTTTCTCTCACTGAAAACGATATTCGGTTTGTTGAAGATGATTGGGAAAGTCCCACCTTAGGAGCTTCCGGATTGGGGTGGGAAGTTTGGTGCAACGGCCAAGAAATTAGTCAATTTACATATTTTCAATATATGGGAAGTCTCCCTTGTGATCCTGTTTCGGTGGAGCTTACCTATGGGCTTGAGCGTATTGCGCTCATTTTACAAGGCAAAAATTCTGTTTATGAGTTAAATTGGAATGGCGGAAGAGGGGATCAAGAAATAACTTATGGGGATATTTTTTTGAGACGCGAAAAAGAGTTTTCTGCTTTTAACTTTGAATTTGCGAATACAAACTTTTTACTCAAAGGTTTTGAAGATGCTGAATGTGAAACACGCGCTCTTCTTGAGAAGGGCCTCGTTACACCAGCTTATGATTATTGTGTTAAGGCAAGCCATATATTTAATCTCTTAGATGCACGTGGCAAAATAAGTGTTGTGGAACGTGCGGCCTATATTGCACGGGTTCGCGATCTTGCACGGGCTTGTTGTGAAGCTTGGGTTGCGTCTCAAGAGCCTTTAAAATGA